A portion of the Rhodococcus pseudokoreensis genome contains these proteins:
- a CDS encoding MFS transporter — protein sequence MSNTTSSTPGTELVLDVNKSRKALVAGSLGNLVEWYEFAIYAYMAPIIAPLFFPSENPTASILSTFLLFALAFFLRPIGALIFGRMTDRIGRKPVLALIIALMSVATTCIGLLPTHEAIGVLAPLLLTLCRIAQGISAGGEMGGAVSLMVESAPANKRGVYGSWSFVGTTLGFVLGGGVATLLAVLLSEDAMASWGWRIGFLLAAPMGIVVLYLRLKVDETPHFKQVKVEAETGELPSPANAGRRPLTYLLTTLGVVVVYNAVGNTFMVGMPTFLSTSYNMSFERSYFLALVTGLIAGLTMPLFGAVSDRIGRRPVLLFGSIAVVVLSYPLYYMLKLGFGGGLVALIIAGILIGVVGGPMPAFLSERFRTRNRATGVSVTYALSVAIFGGTAPYIITWLASATGDPLSAAYYTLGCAAISAVALLTIRGTQRNQHREELEL from the coding sequence ATGTCGAACACGACGAGTTCAACCCCAGGCACCGAGCTGGTGCTGGATGTCAACAAGTCAAGAAAAGCGCTGGTAGCAGGCTCTCTCGGGAATCTCGTCGAGTGGTACGAGTTTGCCATCTACGCTTATATGGCTCCGATCATCGCACCGTTGTTCTTTCCCTCCGAGAATCCGACGGCCTCCATTCTCTCGACATTCCTGCTCTTCGCTCTGGCGTTCTTCCTTCGCCCCATCGGAGCGCTCATCTTCGGGCGGATGACCGACCGCATCGGACGCAAGCCAGTTTTGGCGCTCATCATTGCCCTGATGTCCGTTGCGACGACCTGCATCGGCCTCCTGCCAACGCACGAAGCAATCGGGGTACTCGCACCGTTGCTTCTGACGCTGTGCCGAATCGCTCAAGGTATCTCGGCGGGTGGCGAAATGGGTGGTGCAGTATCACTGATGGTCGAATCCGCACCCGCGAACAAGCGCGGCGTGTACGGATCCTGGTCTTTCGTGGGAACGACACTCGGCTTCGTCCTCGGTGGCGGAGTTGCCACACTGCTCGCAGTCCTCCTCTCGGAGGACGCAATGGCTTCCTGGGGGTGGCGAATCGGATTTCTGCTGGCCGCCCCCATGGGCATCGTTGTGTTGTACCTGAGATTGAAGGTCGACGAGACACCACACTTCAAGCAGGTCAAAGTCGAGGCCGAGACCGGAGAACTCCCCTCACCCGCAAATGCAGGACGCCGTCCGCTGACATACCTGCTGACCACCCTGGGCGTCGTGGTGGTCTACAACGCAGTCGGAAACACGTTCATGGTCGGCATGCCCACCTTTCTGTCCACCAGCTACAACATGTCGTTCGAGCGCTCGTACTTCCTGGCGCTGGTGACTGGACTGATTGCGGGGCTGACGATGCCTCTGTTCGGCGCCGTGTCCGACCGAATCGGTCGACGACCGGTCCTGCTGTTCGGCTCCATCGCCGTGGTTGTGCTGTCCTACCCGCTGTACTACATGCTGAAGCTGGGATTCGGTGGAGGCCTGGTGGCGCTCATCATCGCGGGAATTCTGATCGGCGTCGTCGGAGGACCCATGCCGGCCTTCTTGTCCGAGCGCTTCCGCACTCGCAATCGTGCAACCGGGGTCTCGGTGACCTACGCACTGTCCGTGGCGATCTTCGGCGGTACTGCACCGTACATCATCACATGGTTGGCCTCTGCGACTGGCGACCCCCTCTCGGCCGCCTACTACACCCTCGGTTGCGCAGCCATCAGTGCCGTTGCCTTGCTGACCATTCGAGGAACGCAGCGAAATCAGCACCGTGAAGAACTCGAGCTGTGA
- a CDS encoding NADPH:quinone oxidoreductase family protein, whose product MPRPRLGDTDIRIDVRAASVNFPDTLIVEGKYQVQPELPFTPGFEVAGVVSEVGSGVTEYEVGQKVMALLGAGYGGFAEEAVTDQHTAELIPEGMDYTTATAFYSCYGTSFHALVQRGQLRAGETLLVLGAAGGIGLASIEIGKALGAHVIAAAGGPDKLAMAKAHGADELIDYRKQDLREAIRDATRGKGVDVCVDAVGGDAFHAASREMAQGGRLLVVGFASGSIPSVAVNLLLLKGYSVVGVYWNTFVQSNTEEKARNSRELARLFAAGKLQPLVSNTFPMHAVAEALKAIHTREVIGKLVLTVP is encoded by the coding sequence GTGCCCCGGCCCCGTCTCGGTGACACGGACATTCGCATAGACGTCCGCGCTGCAAGCGTGAACTTTCCCGACACCTTGATCGTCGAGGGCAAGTACCAGGTACAGCCGGAGCTACCCTTCACTCCGGGATTCGAAGTCGCCGGAGTTGTATCGGAGGTCGGCTCTGGCGTAACCGAATACGAGGTCGGACAGAAAGTGATGGCCCTGCTCGGCGCGGGCTACGGCGGATTCGCTGAAGAGGCCGTTACCGACCAACACACCGCCGAGTTGATCCCCGAAGGAATGGACTACACGACTGCAACGGCGTTCTACTCCTGCTATGGGACAAGTTTCCATGCTCTCGTTCAGCGAGGCCAGCTACGTGCAGGCGAAACTCTGCTCGTACTCGGTGCCGCGGGCGGGATCGGCCTGGCGTCAATCGAGATCGGAAAGGCACTTGGAGCTCATGTCATTGCGGCAGCCGGCGGCCCGGACAAGCTCGCGATGGCGAAAGCGCACGGCGCGGACGAACTGATCGACTACCGCAAGCAGGATCTACGAGAGGCAATCCGTGACGCGACACGCGGGAAAGGCGTCGATGTCTGCGTCGACGCCGTCGGCGGAGACGCCTTTCATGCAGCTTCTCGTGAGATGGCGCAAGGGGGGCGACTTCTGGTTGTGGGATTTGCAAGTGGATCGATCCCCAGTGTCGCGGTCAACCTTCTGCTCTTGAAGGGCTACTCCGTAGTCGGTGTCTACTGGAACACCTTCGTTCAGTCGAATACCGAAGAGAAGGCACGCAACTCGAGAGAACTCGCGCGCCTTTTCGCCGCAGGCAAACTGCAGCCACTGGTGTCGAACACGTTCCCCATGCACGCTGTCGCCGAAGCGTTGAAGGCCATCCACACCCGAGAGGTGATCGGCAAGCTCGTCCTCACCGTTCCCTGA
- a CDS encoding SDR family NAD(P)-dependent oxidoreductase, producing MLLEGKRILVTGGAQGIGAAIVKAYVSEGAKVYSFDLNEEDGLTVASEATETGPGSATFNRLDITDGTATDSLFRNAAQDLGGVDVLVNIAGLQRSAMAEDITDELFNSIYRVNVLGTIHTNQSAFRIMKDAGTGAIINFGSMSGFTGELSNSTYGSSKGAVHTWTRTVAREWGPSGIRVNAVLPYVNTPMFDKYTSSLGADELAAYQAQLRKDIPLGGTFGDAEKDLAPVLVFLASDASHFITGQLLPVDGGFAAVR from the coding sequence ATGTTACTCGAAGGCAAACGAATTCTGGTCACCGGCGGCGCCCAAGGCATCGGTGCTGCAATAGTCAAGGCCTACGTATCAGAAGGCGCAAAGGTCTACTCGTTCGACCTGAACGAAGAGGACGGATTGACCGTTGCGAGTGAAGCCACAGAAACGGGCCCTGGATCCGCCACCTTCAATAGACTAGACATTACGGACGGAACCGCAACAGACTCACTCTTCCGAAACGCGGCACAAGATCTAGGAGGTGTCGACGTCCTCGTCAACATCGCAGGTCTCCAGCGATCCGCAATGGCCGAGGACATCACCGACGAGCTGTTCAACAGTATCTACCGCGTCAACGTGCTCGGCACAATCCACACGAATCAATCAGCATTCCGGATCATGAAAGATGCTGGTACCGGTGCCATCATCAACTTCGGATCCATGTCCGGTTTCACCGGTGAGCTCTCCAACTCGACGTACGGCTCGTCGAAAGGCGCCGTACACACGTGGACCCGGACCGTTGCACGGGAATGGGGGCCGTCGGGAATTCGAGTCAATGCCGTTCTTCCCTATGTCAATACGCCAATGTTCGACAAATACACCAGCTCGCTGGGAGCGGATGAGCTGGCGGCATACCAAGCACAGCTACGCAAAGATATCCCTCTCGGAGGAACATTCGGCGATGCCGAGAAAGACCTTGCGCCGGTCTTGGTTTTCCTGGCAAGCGATGCTTCGCACTTCATCACAGGCCAGCTCCTACCTGTGGACGGCGGCTTCGCTGCTGTCCGCTGA
- a CDS encoding flavin reductase codes for MTLTETSTVIDPGHFRTVLGHFPTGVVAITSTDSAGLPVGMAVGSFTSVSLDPALVAFLPDKSSSTFPKIRESGRFCVNVLGAGQQDICRSLALKGSDKFASIDWTPTQHGNPRIHDSIAWIDCVIDTIHEAGDHFVVIGRVASLEVDDATSPLIFFQGGYGCFSSTSLTAPGEADLLRPLSIVDQARSEMEAVARELGVECCASVAIRDQLVLVGSSMASTLPTSPHIRLGQRMPFVPPLALPLVAWAEGREFEKWIGRGGQALDRDLLMHATSRVRDRGWSLVLRSDAQVRFEGAVARLPLTGATGDLAGDVTAAARALSLEGYEPAEIDRTATYDVRIISAPVFGADAQPELLLSLYQLPSQLSGAEVERCRDRLLTAADTVTAKLGGSRPPTA; via the coding sequence ATGACACTCACCGAGACAAGCACAGTGATCGACCCGGGGCATTTTCGCACCGTTCTCGGCCACTTCCCGACCGGCGTCGTGGCGATTACCTCGACCGATTCGGCAGGACTGCCGGTCGGCATGGCCGTCGGCTCCTTCACGTCGGTCTCGCTCGATCCAGCGTTGGTCGCCTTCCTTCCAGACAAGAGCTCCAGTACCTTCCCAAAGATCCGCGAAAGCGGCCGTTTCTGCGTGAACGTGCTCGGCGCCGGCCAGCAGGACATCTGCCGAAGTCTGGCGCTCAAGGGTTCTGACAAGTTCGCGTCGATCGACTGGACACCGACACAGCACGGCAATCCGCGTATCCACGACTCCATCGCGTGGATCGACTGCGTAATCGATACCATCCACGAGGCCGGTGACCATTTCGTGGTCATAGGGCGTGTCGCATCACTCGAGGTCGATGATGCCACCTCACCGCTCATCTTCTTCCAGGGCGGCTACGGCTGCTTCTCGTCGACGTCTCTCACCGCCCCGGGAGAGGCTGACCTGCTACGCCCCCTCAGCATCGTCGATCAGGCACGCTCCGAGATGGAAGCCGTCGCCCGCGAGCTGGGTGTCGAATGCTGCGCCTCCGTCGCGATCAGGGACCAATTGGTCCTCGTAGGGAGCAGCATGGCAAGCACTCTCCCGACGTCCCCCCACATTCGTCTCGGTCAACGGATGCCCTTCGTACCGCCGCTCGCACTGCCACTGGTGGCGTGGGCTGAAGGACGCGAATTCGAGAAGTGGATCGGACGCGGCGGACAGGCCCTCGATCGAGACCTACTCATGCATGCAACCTCCCGCGTCCGTGACCGTGGCTGGTCGCTCGTACTTCGCAGCGATGCTCAGGTTCGATTCGAAGGGGCTGTTGCCCGGCTTCCGCTGACCGGCGCTACGGGCGATCTGGCAGGGGACGTCACCGCAGCCGCCCGCGCGCTCAGCCTCGAAGGATATGAACCGGCCGAGATCGACCGTACTGCCACATACGATGTCCGAATCATCAGTGCACCGGTATTCGGTGCAGACGCTCAGCCGGAGCTCCTGTTGAGTCTTTATCAGCTTCCCAGTCAATTATCCGGCGCGGAGGTCGAACGGTGTCGAGATCGTTTGCTTACCGCAGCCGACACTGTCACCGCGAAGCTTGGCGGAAGTAGGCCCCCTACAGCGTGA
- a CDS encoding nuclear transport factor 2 family protein, with the protein MNEDLNNLLDKQAITEVIHRYCRGVDRCDVEILKSVYHSDSYDDHGYWKGNGQEFATFVAGRLAEANSATTHSVTNTLIDLLDDETAHAESQVMVTLIRKGDGPQTVDLMGARYLDVFTRKQDLWRIAERTVVLDWHKCEQWGASNPPMALDGFKQGARTNDPLYSLLRSTESSR; encoded by the coding sequence ATGAACGAGGACCTGAACAACCTGCTGGACAAGCAGGCCATCACAGAGGTCATCCATCGGTACTGCCGCGGAGTCGATCGGTGTGACGTCGAGATCCTCAAATCGGTGTACCACTCGGACTCCTACGACGATCACGGCTATTGGAAAGGAAACGGGCAGGAGTTCGCCACCTTCGTGGCCGGTCGACTTGCGGAGGCGAACTCGGCGACCACCCACTCGGTCACCAACACACTCATCGACCTACTCGACGACGAGACTGCACACGCAGAGAGCCAGGTCATGGTGACACTGATCCGAAAAGGGGACGGGCCACAGACCGTAGACCTGATGGGCGCACGCTACCTGGACGTGTTCACCCGCAAACAAGACCTCTGGCGGATCGCTGAGAGAACAGTAGTGCTGGACTGGCACAAGTGCGAACAGTGGGGAGCGTCCAATCCACCCATGGCGCTCGACGGATTCAAACAGGGAGCCCGCACCAACGACCCCCTCTACAGCCTCCTCCGCTCGACAGAATCGAGCCGATAG
- a CDS encoding ester cyclase, whose protein sequence is MSRHTIPTEDVLRAREKLVLDHFHDEVRQDWDDVLHTFPHPHYELIASMTVHDGDGPVRGYYHDTRVAFPDQDHEIIALRHSADAVIVEFWLMGTHLGLLGKIPPTGGRHRTRMTAYFIFDEDENLVTERIYFDQLTILSQLLGSLDKKNPRDLLTLGRAVVGLLAMTGREPDPRLLDTTAPDLTH, encoded by the coding sequence ATGTCGCGCCACACCATCCCCACCGAGGACGTCCTGCGGGCACGGGAGAAGCTCGTGCTCGACCACTTCCACGACGAAGTCCGCCAGGACTGGGACGACGTCCTCCACACATTCCCCCACCCGCACTACGAACTCATCGCCAGCATGACCGTCCACGACGGCGACGGCCCCGTCCGCGGGTACTACCACGACACCCGGGTCGCCTTTCCCGACCAGGACCACGAGATCATCGCGCTACGCCACAGCGCCGACGCGGTGATCGTCGAATTCTGGCTCATGGGAACCCATCTCGGCCTCCTCGGCAAGATCCCGCCGACCGGAGGCCGGCATCGCACCCGGATGACCGCCTACTTCATCTTCGACGAAGACGAAAACCTCGTCACCGAACGGATCTACTTCGACCAGCTCACGATCCTCTCGCAACTGCTCGGCAGCCTCGACAAGAAGAATCCGCGCGACCTGCTCACCCTCGGCCGCGCCGTCGTCGGATTGCTGGCCATGACCGGCCGCGAACCCGATCCCCGACTGCTCGACACCACCGCCCCCGACCTGACCCACTGA
- a CDS encoding TetR/AcrR family transcriptional regulator C-terminal domain-containing protein yields MTDAVQTSTRRGRPPAGQSVLSRDAILEAAMSVIDDDGVETLSMRTVARRLGVDPKSLYNHVANKDALLDGIAGLILSRMVVPEPLGSLREDITAIAWAFRDAALAGHPRAARLVLTRPVESLLTLAPLEAALATFIRAGAAPEFAVHGLRTVLAFITGTLLREVETALTFAQSDPAEATARQQALESVDLPCVNEAATYLATCDHEQEFEFGLTLLADAFEHRVCTERRR; encoded by the coding sequence ATGACAGATGCGGTACAGACGAGCACGCGCCGTGGCCGCCCGCCCGCCGGACAGTCCGTGCTGTCCCGCGACGCGATCCTGGAGGCGGCGATGTCCGTCATCGACGACGACGGCGTCGAGACGCTGAGCATGCGCACCGTCGCACGTCGACTTGGGGTCGACCCCAAGAGCCTGTACAACCACGTCGCGAACAAGGACGCTCTGCTCGACGGAATCGCCGGGCTCATCCTGTCCCGGATGGTGGTTCCGGAACCTCTCGGCAGCCTCCGGGAAGACATCACCGCGATCGCGTGGGCGTTCCGGGACGCCGCGCTGGCCGGGCACCCGCGCGCCGCGCGGCTCGTGCTGACCCGTCCCGTCGAATCACTGCTGACCCTCGCGCCCCTCGAGGCGGCGCTCGCCACGTTCATCCGGGCAGGCGCCGCACCCGAGTTTGCCGTTCACGGGCTGCGCACGGTGCTGGCGTTCATCACAGGCACGTTGCTGCGCGAGGTGGAAACCGCGTTGACCTTCGCCCAGAGCGATCCGGCCGAGGCGACGGCACGGCAGCAGGCACTCGAATCCGTCGACCTGCCCTGCGTGAACGAGGCCGCAACGTACCTCGCCACGTGCGACCACGAGCAGGAGTTCGAATTCGGGCTCACGCTCCTCGCCGATGCCTTCGAGCATCGAGTGTGCACGGAACGGAGACGCTGA
- a CDS encoding flavin-containing monooxygenase codes for MKTVQGEFTGPDGATEVGFNPDRLTEAEVRTAIGRANIPSLLMVVFQTTGDEKWLEAPYRPTRGKGLGDHDSGGLDEAVQNEIREAAVSAILDLQNGARPAIEAPSPELTVRMMSVCMGEPVGAEYGPMLSLELARRAAPESAHLALDPIEAPEGFSVIVIGTGVAGIAAAQQLEEMGLNYVILEKQPEAGGNWWQNTYPGAGVDTPSHLYSFSFAKNDWTTHFELRNELQGYFARVLKDLGAGERVRYGTEVRSATYDESAAQWTVEVRNPDGSYSTLRSDVVISAVGVLNRPKMPTLPGMDQFEGISFHSADWPENLELDGKRVAIVGTGASSMQIAPAIADQVEQLTIFQRSPQWVAPFEKFRMPIPMELRRLMQTCPIYHSWYWIRLFWQFGDKVIESLRVDPEWDHPERSVNARNDAHREYFTRYITAQVGDREDLLDKVMPDYPPFGKRILLDNGWYSTLRKDNVDLIDRSVAGVRAEGLVDDQGTETDVDVIVWATGFEAARFISSMDVRGVGGLSLREAWNDDDPKAYLGVSVPEFPNFFMLGGPNSFPGSGSFMFFMEVQMRYIRGLLTEMFRNGIKALDATPEANREYNELVDSTHARTVWTHRGMSTYYRNSHGRVVFVMPFLNVEYWQMTQRPDLENYTAR; via the coding sequence ATGAAGACAGTGCAAGGTGAGTTCACGGGCCCGGATGGTGCAACCGAGGTGGGCTTCAATCCCGACAGGCTGACCGAAGCCGAGGTCCGAACGGCGATTGGGCGCGCAAACATTCCCTCGCTGCTGATGGTCGTATTTCAAACCACTGGGGACGAGAAGTGGCTCGAGGCACCGTATCGACCCACGCGAGGAAAGGGGCTCGGCGATCACGACTCCGGTGGTCTCGACGAGGCGGTGCAAAACGAGATTCGCGAAGCTGCTGTCTCCGCCATACTCGACCTGCAGAACGGCGCCCGACCGGCCATCGAGGCACCGTCCCCCGAGCTCACCGTACGCATGATGAGCGTGTGCATGGGTGAACCCGTCGGTGCGGAGTACGGACCGATGCTCTCGCTCGAGCTGGCTCGTCGGGCGGCTCCGGAGTCGGCGCATCTTGCCCTCGATCCGATCGAGGCCCCCGAGGGCTTCTCGGTCATCGTCATCGGCACGGGCGTCGCGGGCATCGCCGCCGCTCAGCAGCTCGAAGAGATGGGGCTGAACTACGTCATCCTGGAGAAGCAGCCCGAGGCCGGCGGGAACTGGTGGCAGAACACTTATCCAGGTGCCGGTGTCGATACGCCCAGCCATCTGTACTCTTTCTCGTTCGCCAAGAATGACTGGACTACGCATTTCGAGCTCCGCAACGAGCTGCAGGGCTACTTTGCCCGGGTCCTGAAGGACCTCGGCGCGGGAGAACGTGTTCGGTACGGAACCGAGGTGCGTTCGGCGACCTATGACGAATCTGCAGCTCAGTGGACCGTCGAGGTGCGAAACCCGGACGGTTCTTACTCGACCTTGCGGTCCGACGTGGTGATCAGCGCCGTGGGCGTGTTGAATCGACCGAAGATGCCCACCCTTCCTGGCATGGACCAGTTCGAGGGAATCAGCTTCCATTCGGCTGACTGGCCGGAGAACCTCGAACTCGACGGCAAGCGCGTTGCGATCGTCGGTACGGGTGCGAGCTCGATGCAGATTGCCCCGGCTATTGCCGATCAGGTAGAGCAGTTGACGATCTTCCAGCGTTCGCCCCAGTGGGTGGCTCCGTTCGAGAAGTTCCGGATGCCTATCCCCATGGAGCTGCGGCGGCTCATGCAGACGTGCCCGATCTACCACAGCTGGTACTGGATTCGACTGTTCTGGCAGTTCGGTGACAAGGTCATCGAATCGTTGCGAGTCGATCCGGAATGGGATCACCCCGAGCGTTCGGTGAACGCCCGCAACGACGCGCACCGGGAGTACTTCACCCGGTACATCACCGCGCAGGTCGGTGACCGGGAAGACCTGCTCGACAAGGTCATGCCGGACTACCCTCCGTTCGGAAAGCGAATTCTGCTCGATAACGGGTGGTACTCGACGTTGCGCAAGGACAACGTCGACTTGATCGACAGATCTGTCGCGGGTGTACGGGCAGAGGGATTGGTCGACGATCAGGGCACGGAAACCGACGTCGATGTGATCGTGTGGGCTACCGGGTTCGAGGCCGCACGGTTCATCAGTTCGATGGATGTGCGCGGAGTCGGCGGACTCTCGCTCCGCGAGGCCTGGAACGACGACGACCCCAAGGCATATCTGGGGGTGTCCGTACCCGAATTTCCAAACTTCTTCATGCTGGGCGGGCCGAACTCGTTCCCCGGCAGCGGTAGCTTCATGTTCTTCATGGAGGTCCAGATGCGGTACATCCGAGGCCTTCTCACCGAGATGTTCCGCAACGGAATCAAAGCCCTCGACGCGACACCGGAGGCGAACCGTGAGTACAACGAGCTCGTCGACTCGACGCATGCTCGTACGGTCTGGACCCACCGCGGAATGTCGACCTACTACCGAAACTCACACGGGAGGGTGGTGTTCGTCATGCCGTTCTTGAATGTCGAATACTGGCAGATGACCCAGCGCCCCGACCTCGAGAACTACACCGCACGCTGA
- a CDS encoding MBL fold metallo-hydrolase, translated as MRIHHLNCGTMRPPGTPDGLVCHVLLLETDAGLVLVDSGLGLRDPHDRANRFGPARFYVRPTYDPDETATRQITRLGFDPKDVRHIVLTHFDADHVGGLADFPWARIHLTAAEAFAALHPRTLTEKQRYLPGERDHNPVLVEHTPSTSETWRGFPGAQELTDIAPGIVMIDLPGHSRGHAAVAVDAGETWILHVGDSFYHHGQIDGTTTAPKGLLAMERLIAHDWAKVQANHQRLTELWAAAEPDLLLVNAHDPFLLREAQQRNRKNPSR; from the coding sequence ATGCGAATTCACCACCTCAACTGCGGCACGATGCGACCACCCGGCACGCCGGACGGACTGGTGTGTCACGTCCTGCTCCTCGAAACCGACGCCGGGCTCGTCCTGGTCGACTCCGGCCTCGGCCTGCGCGATCCCCACGACCGAGCGAACCGGTTCGGCCCGGCCCGATTCTACGTCCGGCCCACCTACGACCCCGACGAGACCGCCACCCGCCAGATCACCCGACTCGGGTTCGACCCCAAGGACGTTCGGCACATCGTGCTCACCCACTTCGACGCCGATCACGTCGGCGGCCTGGCCGACTTCCCCTGGGCACGGATTCACCTGACCGCCGCCGAAGCGTTCGCGGCACTGCACCCCCGGACCCTGACGGAGAAGCAGCGGTACCTACCCGGCGAACGTGACCACAACCCCGTACTCGTCGAACACACCCCCTCCACATCGGAAACGTGGCGCGGCTTCCCCGGCGCCCAGGAACTCACCGACATCGCCCCCGGCATCGTCATGATCGACCTGCCCGGCCACAGCCGCGGCCACGCCGCCGTCGCGGTCGACGCGGGCGAGACTTGGATCCTGCACGTCGGCGACTCCTTCTACCACCACGGCCAGATCGACGGCACCACCACGGCACCCAAAGGGCTCCTCGCAATGGAACGCCTCATCGCCCACGACTGGGCCAAGGTCCAAGCCAACCATCAGCGGCTCACCGAACTGTGGGCCGCCGCCGAACCCGACCTGCTACTCGTCAACGCCCACGACCCGTTCCTGCTGCGCGAAGCCCAGCAACGCAACCGAAAGAACCCTTCCCGATGA
- a CDS encoding zinc-binding dehydrogenase has translation MRALIGGLEPDWVAQNDTEIPAMKLGALRVRVIAAALNRADLYMLEGTYSPNLKPGDVYPAGMEFAGVVETSSPLAPQYPVGTRVMGVTMGAFADYALCDPRMVLPIPQNMSFEEAATLPVALATENDALTQAGFTSGDRVLIVGGTTSIGLIAIQLAKALGAGTVIATTTSADKQQALIDAGADVTIDTTTEDLAAAVLAATDGQGVDVTLDHIGGALFAQLPAATRVGGVIVNIGRLAGPGTSLDLDQLAFRRQRLLGTTFSVRTPDELGEVCGALHAAVLPALAEGTIRPRIDKIFPFEQAIDAAERLRSNEALGKILLSFADGPAEEPDDRAPVANFFGSITQLGYVVHDIDASIEGFVKCGIGPWFLLRNVQPENFTYRGQPSRMAMDVAVANSGNIQIEIITPVNDEPSMYRDFLDAGHEGLQHFAYWSTDYQDLYDRALAAGFTVGQEGQLGGPTGRFAYLQTEHHPGTCIEISDLGGAKAKLFEYVELAAKNWDGTHPVQVIDPAMLEAR, from the coding sequence ATGCGTGCACTCATCGGCGGCCTCGAACCGGACTGGGTCGCCCAGAACGACACCGAGATACCCGCCATGAAACTCGGCGCCCTGCGCGTGCGGGTCATCGCCGCGGCCCTCAACCGGGCCGACCTCTACATGCTCGAGGGCACCTACAGCCCGAACCTCAAGCCCGGCGACGTCTACCCCGCGGGCATGGAGTTCGCCGGCGTCGTGGAGACCTCGAGCCCGCTGGCCCCGCAGTACCCGGTCGGCACCCGGGTCATGGGCGTCACCATGGGCGCGTTCGCCGACTACGCACTGTGCGACCCGCGCATGGTCCTGCCGATCCCTCAGAACATGTCGTTCGAGGAGGCCGCCACCCTGCCCGTCGCCCTGGCCACCGAGAACGACGCCCTCACCCAAGCCGGATTCACCTCCGGTGACCGGGTCCTGATCGTCGGGGGCACCACCTCCATCGGCCTCATCGCCATTCAACTGGCCAAGGCACTCGGCGCAGGCACGGTCATCGCGACCACCACCAGCGCCGACAAACAGCAGGCCCTGATCGACGCCGGCGCCGACGTCACGATCGACACCACCACCGAAGACCTGGCCGCCGCCGTCCTCGCCGCGACCGACGGTCAGGGCGTCGACGTCACCCTCGACCACATCGGGGGCGCACTCTTCGCCCAACTCCCCGCCGCCACCCGGGTCGGCGGCGTCATCGTCAACATCGGCCGCCTCGCCGGACCCGGCACCAGCCTCGACCTCGACCAGCTGGCGTTCCGGCGACAGCGGCTGCTCGGCACCACCTTCAGCGTGCGCACCCCCGACGAACTCGGCGAAGTCTGCGGCGCACTACACGCCGCCGTCCTCCCCGCCCTCGCCGAGGGCACGATCCGCCCCCGCATCGACAAAATCTTCCCGTTCGAGCAGGCGATCGATGCCGCCGAGCGACTGCGCTCCAACGAGGCGCTCGGCAAGATCCTGCTGTCGTTCGCCGACGGCCCCGCCGAGGAACCCGACGACCGGGCGCCCGTCGCCAACTTCTTCGGCAGCATCACCCAGCTCGGCTACGTCGTCCACGACATCGACGCCTCCATCGAGGGATTCGTCAAGTGCGGCATCGGGCCGTGGTTCCTGCTACGCAACGTGCAACCCGAGAACTTCACCTACCGAGGCCAGCCCTCGAGGATGGCCATGGACGTCGCGGTCGCCAACAGCGGCAACATCCAGATCGAGATCATCACCCCCGTCAACGACGAACCGTCGATGTACCGGGACTTCCTCGACGCCGGCCACGAAGGCCTGCAGCACTTCGCCTACTGGTCCACCGACTACCAGGACCTGTACGACCGGGCGCTCGCAGCAGGATTCACCGTCGGCCAGGAAGGACAACTCGGCGGCCCCACCGGACGCTTCGCATACCTGCAGACCGAACACCACCCCGGCACCTGCATCGAGATCTCCGACCTCGGCGGCGCGAAGGCGAAACTCTTCGAATACGTCGAGCTGGCCGCCAAGAACTGGGACGGCACCCACCCCGTTCAGGTCATCGACCCCGCAATGCTCGAAGCCCGCTGA